The nucleotide sequence CATGGCAAAATACCAACTCCCATCCTTGCGAAGGCGGGAGAGGGAACCAAACACCCCTGGGATGTAGCGTATCTTCTCGAGGCTATCTACCTGCATTTCCTCAACAATGATTCCGTCCCGATCTAAAAACAGCACTCGCTTATGCATCTTAGCGCTCCTTGTATGCAGCCAATGCTGCCAGCAGTCTGTCATTCTCTTTTCTGCTTCCTATGGTAACTCTCAGGCAGTTTCCACAATGCAGCTCTTTACATCGATTACGCACAATGATACCCAGCCCAGCAAGATAGTGGTAGATTGAAAGAGCATCAGTCACACGAACAAGAAAGAAGTTTGCATCACTGGGGAATACAGTCTGCACACATGCAAGCGTTTTCAACTCCTCTTCCAAGCGTGCCCTCTCATCCTTGATAAGACTAAGTCCTCTCTCTACCTCACCAGCATTGCCAAGAGCCTTGAGTGCCAACTCCTGACTCGGAGTTCCTAGGTTATAGGGGTACTTCATACTTCTGAAAACGGATACCATCTCTTCGTCAGCCACAGCAATTCCAACCCTAGCACTGGCAAGAGCCCAACATTTGGAGAGGGTTCTGAGCACAACCAGGTTAGAATAGGAGTCCAACAACTCGACCGCGCTCTTCTTATCACTGAAATCATAATAGGCTTCATCAACTACGGTAATGCCATCAAAAAGTTCACACACCTTCCTCACCTCGCTGAGGGGGAATGCATTTCCACTGGGGTTGTTTGGGCTGCAGATAAAGAGCACCTTAAGTCTTCCCTCCCCTTTTCTATTCTCCTTCTCTCTTTGCAAGAAGTCCACAAGAGAAGGATAGTCAATCTGGAAATCAGGTGTCAGTGGAACAGTGGAGATCCGTATATCATTGATGTCTGCAAAGACCTTGTATGCACCATAGGTAGGGGGCATGAGCAAGATTGAGTCCTTTCCTGGTTCACAGAAACAACGTAACAGATTGTCAATCAACTCATCACTGCCATTACCCAAAACAGTCTTCGAAAAAGGGAGGCCAAGCACCTCTTCGACCTTTTTGCGCACGGCAACCGAAAGAGGGTCTGGATAGCGGTTGGCATCTGTTTTCTCGACAAAATCCTGCCAATTCTCGTTCGCATCAAGATAGACCTCGGCTTCTCCGGTAAAATCATTACGCGCACAACTGTATGGGGTTAAATTAGCGATATTCTTCCTCAGCAACTCTCTCATCTATCTCCTCCTAATCGGACTGCAACCGCATTTCGGTGAGCTCCCAGCTGCTCCTTTTCTGCCATACAGAGCAGGGTTGGTGCAAGAAAGGCAAGGCCTTCCTTGCTGATTTTCTGAACGGTAATTTTCTTGATGAATGAATCAGTACTCACCCCGCTGTACGAACGTGCCCATCCATTGGTGGGAAGAGTGTGATTTGTGCCGCTTGCATAATCCCCTGCACTCTCACAGGAGTAAGGTCCAAGGAACACCGATCCTGCGTTAACCACCTTTTCAAGCAATGCATCATCCTCCGCTTCTCCTAGATCGATGATCAGGTGTTCAGGGGCATATGCATTGACAATGTGTGCAGAGGCTGCCAGATCATCCACAATAAAAGCCCTGGAACCGGCAAGACTCTGCTCTAAAAAGGTTGTTCTCTGTAACTCGGTAAGTTGCTTGGCTATTGCTACTTCCACACGATCGATAAAGGCATTCCCTTCTCTTTTTTCACCCTGCACAACAAGCATCGCCTGACTATCTCTTCCATGTTCTGCCTGGCTGAGCAGGTCACTAGCTACAAAAGCTGGGTTGGAGGAAGGAGAGGCAACGACCATTACCTCACTCGGACCTGCTGGCATATCAATGGCACAGGTAGTACTACTTACCTGTACTTTTGCCTCGGTTACATACTGATTACCTGGTCCAAAGATTTTGTCCACTGATTTGATGGACTGAGTTCCATATGCCATGGCTGCAATAGCCTGAGCACCTCCCACTGCATAGATTTCCTTCACATTGCACAACTCTGCTGCATAGAGAATCGCTGGATGAATCGTTCCTTGTTTCCCTGGAGGGGTGCAGAGGACCACCTCTGGACACCCAGCCACCAAGGCTGGTATTGCCAACATCAAGACAGTGGAGAACAGCGGTGCGGTACCACCAGGGATATAGAGACCAACCCTATTCAGGGGAACAACCTTCCTGGAGAGAGAGATACCTGAAGAAACCTCTACTTGCTCACCAGTGGGCATCTGCGCAGCATGGAAGCTGTGGATATTGTCATAGGCCTGGCGAAGAGCCCTCTTCAAGGTATCATCCACTTCTGCCACTGCTGTATTCTTCTCAATTTTGGATACGGAAAGGGATGTAAGGGTAACTCCATCAAACTCTGAAGCAAAACGAAAGAGGGCTGTATCGCCTTCCTCCTTCACTGCCTCCAGTATAGAGGAAACCTGTTTGGTTACCGACTGTGTAGTATCCAGATTCCGTGTAAGCAACGTATTCAACTGCTCATCCGGTGGATTTTCATACCGCTGTAGAAAGGCCATGATTCCCCCTACTCTGTCATCTTTTCAATCGGGGTTACGAGTATCCCCTGTGCACCAAGGGCCTTGAGCTGCTCAAAGTCCTCCCAAAAGGTATCCTCTGCCACAACGGTTTGTACAGAGACCCACCCCTTTTCCATCAATGGAGTAACAGTAGGGCTCTTCATACCACCGATAATGTGAGCAACTTGTTCCAGATGCTCCTCGGGAAGATTGAACATGATGTACTTGTAAGAAGAAGCCTTCATGACTGCATCGAGGCGAAGCATCAGACGATCAAGGATGCGTTGTTTTACATCACTACCCATCTGCTTTCGCCCTATCATAACAGCGGAGGAGGTATAGATGCTCTCTACTTCCCTTAGTCCGTTCATCGCCAAGGTTGCCCCGGTGGAAACCAAATCACAAATGGCATCTGCAACACCTACAGCGGGAGTTATTTCCACAGACCCGGAAACCTGGACAAAGCTGGCTGAAACCCCCTTTTCTTCCAGAATTCCACCAAGGATGTTTGGGTAGCTGGTTGCCACTCGCTTTCCTTCAAGTGAGGAGAGCCCTTGGTAGACGAAGTCATTGGGAACTGCAATGCTCAGTCGACACTTAGCAAATCCAAGGTCTCTAAGGACTTCCAGGTCGATGGCCTGCTCGTCATATTCATTTCTTCCCACAATCCCAATATCGGCGATTCCATCGCGGATATATGAGGGGATATCATCATCTCTCACATAGAGAAATTCCAAGGGGAAGTTGGAAGCTTCCTCTTTCAAAACACGTGCATCACTACCGAACTTGATTCCACAGTTCTTGATGATCTGTAGGGATTTTTCGCTCAGTCTCCCGCTCCTTTGAATTGCAATTCTAACTACTTCAGCCATAATTTTCTCCTTCCTGGGGATAAAAAAAGCCCCCGCGACATGCGGAGGTCTGTATATAGAGGTCCAGCTCCCACCTGTCTACGGTCGGTTACACAAGTGATGATGGTGATGGACGCGGTTCTGATTCGTTTTCATGGCAAAACCTTACCGTTCTCTCTTGGTCCCTGTCAATACCAAACCAAGAAAACCGTATGAATATTCAAACATTATGCATATGAACAACTCACAATCGTGTAAGGCAATCCACTCCTAAAGTACCCACGATCGTTCATGGAAGCATCTGCTTGGCCCACTGGATGGCACGTTCAACTTCACCCTCCTTGAGAGGGCCTTCCTTGCCATGTACAAAAAACCCAGCAGGAGAGACCAATTCTTCGCCTCCCTTCCTTACCAGTTTTGCTTGCATCGACTCAGCTGCATACCCAAACAGCTTTACCAGAAAACTCAACAGCTTGCTGCCTACCTCCTCCAAATCTGCTCGGGTGTCGAAGGATGCAACCTTGACGCCCTTCAGTGACCCTGCAGGAAGATCTTTCAGGAAGGTCTTTATAGGTTGCAGGGGTTGGAAGGCTTGTGTTGGGGAGCCGACAATCAGTATATCATTGCCTGTAAGATGTTCATCCTTTACCTGATTTACTTGAAGAACCGTTGCTCCAGTTGTAGTGCCGATTGCTTGAGCAATTTTCTCTGTATTCCCATACATGGAATCATAAATTACTAGAATATGCATCGATTTTCTCTCCATTTGATTGATTCCCCAACGGAGCGAGAGGAAAGGAACCATCATGATGGTTCTTCTCCCGAGCGAGTGCAGGGAAAGCAAGGTGAGATACCCCGTCCCTTGGGACGGAAAAGGAGGCAACGCCTCCTGGGCTCAATGCTTGCCCTAAGGTATTGATACCTTTCATTTTAATCGCTCATAATTGATTTCACAACATCACAATCCCTTATATTGGTATATATTAGAATATTTATTTGCAACACTGTTTAGTAGTTAACAATGAGAGAATCGAAGGATGCCCCTCTTGCTGCCGGCATATAAATCTTGCTCTCTTTATCATATGCAAGAAAAGCTGGAGTCATGGTTTTTCGCTTGAGGATGGGAATCGGACGGGGACCTGCCCATCCCTTTTTCAGCTTCTGATGGACATAAGAGATGGTTATGGAATCACCTTCCACTAGATTGGTTTCACTGGCAACCACCCCGATCACTTCAGCTTTCACGGTTATCGCGGTGTCGCCGGAGAAAGGTCTCCAACGTTTGGCGACACTTATAACCGATAAATGCAACTGTTCAGGAGCGTTAAGCTGCATAGAGCGATACTCAACCGGAGCAATCTCGGATGTGAGCAAGGCCAAAGGAAGGACAAGCAGGATTAACAGAAGCAAGAACTTTCTCATAGGCAGTTTACCTCTTCTCTTACAATGAGATTGAGTGACAAGACTGTCAAGAGATACAGAGTCGAACTGTAGACAAGTATAACAATGAGAGAAGCTGTTGATACTATTTGACCTCTACTCATTCAGCATGATACCATCCCTACATCCCTTGATGCAGGAAGGATTCAATGAAGCTATTGGTTTTCGTCTTGAATAACGAAGCGTTTCTGGAAGAGGTCATGGAAGCCTATGTAGAGGCTGGCATAACCGGTTCCACTATCCTTGACAGTGAGGGAATGGGACGTTTCCTTACCTATGAGGTCCCGCTCTTTGAAGGATTCAAAGATTTCATGAAGGGCAATAAACCCTACAACAAGACGATTTTCTCAGTAGTGCACAACGAAGAAGTGGTACAGCAAGCCAAGAAACTGGTCGAGGAGATTGTTGGAAGCCTGGATAATCCAGGAACCGGAATCATGTTCACGCTACCAGTGGATTGGGCCGCCGGTCTGGTAAGGGAAGCAGAAGAGGTGTAGTCATGGAAGGAATAAGCAGATTGATTGACGAATCGTGTATCTTGCTCGATAGAGAAGAACACTCAATTGAGACCATCATCAAGACATTGACTGAACAACTGAGCAGTACGCATCCTGACCTTGCACCCCAACATCTGATGCAGAAGGTCATCGATGGAGGATTCCACACCACCTGTATGGGCGAAGAGTGTGCCATCACCCATGCACGTTGCCCATCCATGACCAAAACACTTATGGCAGTAATACGCCTTGCGCCCCCCTTGGACCTGAAAGCAATCGATGGCAAAAAGGTCCGCTTGGTCTTTCTCTTGGTTGGCCCACAGAGTAGTGCAAGCTTTCACCTAAAAATACTCAGCAGACTTGCCCGTCTCCTGCATAATGAGAC is from uncultured Sphaerochaeta sp. and encodes:
- the hisC gene encoding histidinol-phosphate transaminase, encoding MRELLRKNIANLTPYSCARNDFTGEAEVYLDANENWQDFVEKTDANRYPDPLSVAVRKKVEEVLGLPFSKTVLGNGSDELIDNLLRCFCEPGKDSILLMPPTYGAYKVFADINDIRISTVPLTPDFQIDYPSLVDFLQREKENRKGEGRLKVLFICSPNNPSGNAFPLSEVRKVCELFDGITVVDEAYYDFSDKKSAVELLDSYSNLVVLRTLSKCWALASARVGIAVADEEMVSVFRSMKYPYNLGTPSQELALKALGNAGEVERGLSLIKDERARLEEELKTLACVQTVFPSDANFFLVRVTDALSIYHYLAGLGIIVRNRCKELHCGNCLRVTIGSRKENDRLLAALAAYKER
- the hisD gene encoding histidinol dehydrogenase, with the translated sequence MAFLQRYENPPDEQLNTLLTRNLDTTQSVTKQVSSILEAVKEEGDTALFRFASEFDGVTLTSLSVSKIEKNTAVAEVDDTLKRALRQAYDNIHSFHAAQMPTGEQVEVSSGISLSRKVVPLNRVGLYIPGGTAPLFSTVLMLAIPALVAGCPEVVLCTPPGKQGTIHPAILYAAELCNVKEIYAVGGAQAIAAMAYGTQSIKSVDKIFGPGNQYVTEAKVQVSSTTCAIDMPAGPSEVMVVASPSSNPAFVASDLLSQAEHGRDSQAMLVVQGEKREGNAFIDRVEVAIAKQLTELQRTTFLEQSLAGSRAFIVDDLAASAHIVNAYAPEHLIIDLGEAEDDALLEKVVNAGSVFLGPYSCESAGDYASGTNHTLPTNGWARSYSGVSTDSFIKKITVQKISKEGLAFLAPTLLCMAEKEQLGAHRNAVAVRLGGDR
- the hisG gene encoding ATP phosphoribosyltransferase, with translation MAEVVRIAIQRSGRLSEKSLQIIKNCGIKFGSDARVLKEEASNFPLEFLYVRDDDIPSYIRDGIADIGIVGRNEYDEQAIDLEVLRDLGFAKCRLSIAVPNDFVYQGLSSLEGKRVATSYPNILGGILEEKGVSASFVQVSGSVEITPAVGVADAICDLVSTGATLAMNGLREVESIYTSSAVMIGRKQMGSDVKQRILDRLMLRLDAVMKASSYKYIMFNLPEEHLEQVAHIIGGMKSPTVTPLMEKGWVSVQTVVAEDTFWEDFEQLKALGAQGILVTPIEKMTE
- a CDS encoding flavodoxin family protein; translated protein: MHILVIYDSMYGNTEKIAQAIGTTTGATVLQVNQVKDEHLTGNDILIVGSPTQAFQPLQPIKTFLKDLPAGSLKGVKVASFDTRADLEEVGSKLLSFLVKLFGYAAESMQAKLVRKGGEELVSPAGFFVHGKEGPLKEGEVERAIQWAKQMLP
- a CDS encoding P-II family nitrogen regulator, with translation MKLLVFVLNNEAFLEEVMEAYVEAGITGSTILDSEGMGRFLTYEVPLFEGFKDFMKGNKPYNKTIFSVVHNEEVVQQAKKLVEEIVGSLDNPGTGIMFTLPVDWAAGLVREAEEV
- a CDS encoding PTS sugar transporter subunit IIA, whose amino-acid sequence is MEGISRLIDESCILLDREEHSIETIIKTLTEQLSSTHPDLAPQHLMQKVIDGGFHTTCMGEECAITHARCPSMTKTLMAVIRLAPPLDLKAIDGKKVRLVFLLVGPQSSASFHLKILSRLARLLHNETLRSDLLSAETSKDFLDRIIRQED